From Coccinella septempunctata chromosome 4, icCocSept1.1, whole genome shotgun sequence, a single genomic window includes:
- the LOC123312157 gene encoding uncharacterized protein LOC123312157, protein MENKSFVPDNIPSADLAKSWHIPRPTLARDSPGSQESSSTNSSHSARSGSLLLTAANLAQVQKAELTKEAGSSTRDQNIRYYLDQYPHNENFPGLVPKKQDPDSASLASSTHFTVVNVHTRPPKPRSFCRKHQLTVLVVTMSTLFTIGIMAAIWFLEKRAQQRRLLWS, encoded by the exons ATCCCTTCAGCAGATCTCGCAAAGAGTTGGCATATTCCAAGGCCCACACTAGCTCGAGATTCGCCTGGTTCGCAAGAATCTTCAAGTACAAACAGCAGCCAT AGCGCACGATCGGGCTCGCTTTTACTGACAGCGGCCAATTTGGCTCAAGTTCAAAAGGCGGAATTGACGAAAGAGGCTGGTTCTAGTACAAGAGATCAAAACATACGATATTACCTGGACCAATACCCCcacaatgaaaattttcctggTCTGGTACCCAAGAAGCAGGATCCTGACAGCGCTTCCTTAGCTAGTTCCACACATTTTACAGTTGTAAATGTACATACTAGACCTCCTAAACCGAGGAGCTTCTGTAGGAAACACCAATTGACCGTTCTGGTAGTTACGATGTCGACACTTTTTACTATTGGAATCATGGCCGCCATTTGGTTCTTAGAAA AACGAGCCCAACAGAGAAGACTGCTGTGGTCTTAG
- the LOC123311492 gene encoding 60S ribosomal protein L35-like, producing MGKVKCCDLRTKDKKELTRQLDELKKELTTLRVAKVTGGAPSKLSKIRVVRKAIARVYIVMHQKQKENLRKLYKNKKYKPLDLRPKKTRAIRRQLTKHQIALKTPKDIKKMSKYPPRKFAVKA from the exons ATG GGTAAAGTTAAGTGCTGTGATTTGAGAACAAAAGACAAAAAAGAGCTCACAAGGCAGCTCGATGAGTTGAAAAAAGAACTTACAACCCTGAGGGTAGCGAAGGTTACTGGTGGTGCTCCCTCCAAACTTTCCAAAAT TCGTGTGGTCAGAAAAGCAATTGCCAGAGTCTACATTGTTATGCaccaaaaacaaaaagaaaatttgAGAAAGTTGTACAAAAACAAGAAATACAAGCCTTTGGATTTGAGGCCAAAGAAGACGAGAGCCATAAGACGTCAATTGACTAAACATCAAATAGCCCTTAAGACTCCTAAAGACATAAAGAAGATGTCAAAATATCCCCCTAGGAAGTTTGCTGTTAAGGCATAA